The window TGGCGGTTTGTTCTAGTtcgcatttttttcttctgttgtatatataaagcatctGGTAGCAAAATTGACTTCGGCGCATCTTTACATCATATCGTCATTCTTTGCGCCTTTGCATTTGGACTCACCAGGTGATGGGATCCATTCGTTTCAACTCCCAATCCGCAAATCCCGCCATGGCCCAAACCCTCGGCTCTTCGTTGGATGCTCAGGGGCTCGCAGACGAGCAGAGAGGCTTGTTGGATCTCATCGATAAACTTCAATTTGCGCAACTAGACAATGTTAAGCTACCTCAaattgtcgtcgtcggcgaCCAATCCGCCGGCAAAAGCTCCGTCCTAGAAGCCCTCAGCGGCACGCCGTTCCCGCGAGATGCCGGAGCGTGCACTCGCCATGCCACAGAGATCCGATTGAGAAGATCAAAAGAAACGAATCTCAAAGTGTCCATTATTCCGGACAAAAACCGCCCGTACAATGAACAGGCTCGCCTGTTGCAGTTTGGAGGAGACGCTGGCATTGATACGCCGTTTGATGCCATGATGAGAGAGGCGACCGAACTAATCGCCCCTCGAAATATACCGGGACGTTTTGCCGCTCGCGATATCCTCGTCGTAGAAAAGACAGGACCAGAAATGCCCATGCTGAGTCTTGTTGATCTTCCTGGATTGGTCCGTGTGGCCAACCGAGATCAATCCGAGGCCGACATTCAGACCATCGAGATTCTCTCTGATCGATATATGAAGAGTAGCCGAACGATTATCTTGGCTGTTATTGGCGGCAATAATGATTATGTGCAAGCGCCAATTTTAAAGAAAGCACGTCACTTCGACCCTTCAGGCTCGCGAACCATTGGAGTCTTGACAAAGCCTGACATGACAGAAGGTATCGGCCTCGAGGACAAGTTCATCGGGCTTGTAACaaaccaagaccaagaaaaTAATTTCAAGCTCGGCTGGTATATCCTGCTTAATCCAGGGCCAGGAGAATTTTGGTCGTCTCTTGAAGAAAGATCCCGACGCGAGGCAGATTTCTTTGCGAGGGGCAAATGGGCAGCTCTACCGCCTCAAATGTTGGGTATAGAAGCCTTGCGACAGAAACTCAGCTCTCAGCTACAACGCCATGTAGGAAAGCATGTCAAAACGCTCCGAAGGCAGATTCAGCAAGCCCTTGAGCAGTGCGAGGCGGAGCTGAAGGCTATGGGATCTGGAAAAGAAACCATCGAAGAGATGCGCTTCGAAATGGGCGAGCTCTTCTCGGCATCCAACAACCTGGTTACTCCTGCTGTGAATGGAAATTATAAGAATCCGGTTGGAGAATCCTTTTTTGCTAGGCAATCTCATCCCAAGGGAACACCGGCGCAGAAGCTCCGGGCACGCGTCCGCGAAGAAAGCGAAAAGTTCGCTCGCCTTTTCCGCCAACACAACAGCAAGGTCAACTTTTCTTCGTCCTCTAGCTCCGGGGCGAATAACctaccagcagcaggagtCGTTGGTGATTCATCCAAGAAGGAGTTTGCTCAAAGAGAAGTTGAGCCGCTGCTGCGACAGATTCGCGGTAACGAGCTTCCGCTCGACTCTAACCCAAGAGCACCATATATCCTTTTCCAAGACTTTTCTCGCCCCTGGCCCATTCTGGCTCAGGAGTATAAAGATAACGTCGGCGTCATTTGTAATGAATTTCTCGCTGATGTCATTGATTATGTCTGGCCATTGCGAATGAGAGACCCTCTGCGTTTCCATTTCCTGGAGAACAAGATGAAAGAAATGATGGAAGAAGCGGAAAAGGAGCTTAAGAGGCTGACTGACGATTTGGAGTTGGAAATTCAGCCATACGATCCAGAATATGAACAGCGCCTCGTCAAATGGCGCTCAGAGGCTTTGAAAGATGGTGGCACCTATACCGAGGCAGAGGAGGTGCTCGAGAAGATGCTCATATACTATGATCTGACAGCACGGATATTCACCCGCAATACCATCACCCAGGTAGTCGAGAGACATTTACTGATGAGGATGCTCGGACTATTTAACCCCATTGAGATTCTGCGTATGCAAAATGCTACTGTTGAAGCTATCGCCGCCGAGAATAAAGAGGCTCGCGACAAGCGTGCGGCACTCAAGGCGAGGAAGGTGGCCATTGAGGAGGCTCGAAGTATATGTGCCAGCCTGGCAATGAGGAGCGAGCTGCGCGGATATGAGGACGAAATGGAGGATGAGGTTGCGACAGACGATGAGGGTCAGCCTCGGAATAGTTACAGCTCTAAGCGCTTTTCGACATCCTCGTTGAATGAAAGTGCGCAACAGCCGCAAGTAACGCAAACCTCGCCGGTTCGTCGAAAGAAACGCGAAGAACGTTCTCGCTCATCTATCAGTGTAGAGACTACGCAGCGAGTCCCGCCAATTCCTCAACAAACCCATCCGGACCTCCAGACCAACGGAGTAGCTCACCATGAGGCTTCTCCCCAGGAGTGGGATGAAGCATACTATACGACGGCGCAGTCAGCACCTCATcatgcgccgccgccgcctcctccacgcCCTCAAAAGGTGGGATTTGAGGACCGCGATGGGTATGATTCATCGCATCGGAATAAAGACAGCGTGAGACAGAAGTTGGCTTCGACACTGAGAGGGGGGGTTCACCATACTCAGGGCTGAAGTAGTTGAACCTTCTTCGTTGAAATGATTGGAGTTCATGGCGTAATTAGACTGGCGGTgtgggttttttttataggaTGTACATTATAAAGATGTGAGGAAATATTTCATCTACTAGATAGGCAGTTAGTTGGAGCAATTGCATGGATTTCCGCTCAAAAATGACCATTTGTGAATATCATTATGACCTACCATTTGAGCATCACGAAAGCGCTACTGATATACCGGCGCTCGCCGTTGACAGACTTTGCGGGGTATAAAGCGGCGTTTATTAATAGTTGAACTGTGGTAGGCGTTGTCTTGCATGAAGCGATTCCAACCTTGGCTTGGGCAGAAAGCTTTCGCACCTATTTTGATGCCTATCATGCTACGGTCGGCGATAGGATAGTTGATTAGTCGCCGGATGCAACGAGGCTGACTTGATTCTATTGGTGCTTGCGCCTCATGCGCGCCAAACGCCCAATCCTCCAGGATCATTAGTTGTAAAATAGTAAAATGGCGACGATGTGGTTGAGAGATGAATGCAAGCGGGCATATAAAGCACAGTCGTAGGGCTCCTCGAAAAGGAATATTTGCTGGGCCTTTATTCCAAGAATCTTTGGGTAATTACAAACTGAAAGTTTGTacgtataattataaaaatgtCTTTTCTCCATTTTATTCGTGCGCAATACAAGACTCTTCCTATGACACTTGGACCTGCCGATTGTCAAGAGCGTACGTTTATCGTCACTGGTGCCAATAGCGGCCTCGGATATGAATGTGCTAAACATCTTGCCCGCCTCGGCTCTTCGCGGGTGATTCTGGGAGTTCGAAGTAGAGAAAAAGGTGAGGCGGCGAAGAAAGCGATCGAGACAGACACAGGTTGCGATACCAATATTCTTCAGGTATGGGAAGTTGATCTCGGAAGCTATGAGTCTGTCGCGGCGTTTGCACAGAGAGCTGGCGAAGAGCTACATCGGATTGACGGCATCATAGAGAACGCAGGGACTGCAGAGACATCTTGGGttgaaaaggaaggaaatgAAACCACTATGACGGTGAATTTATTCTCGACGCTCTTGATGGCTCTTTTGATGCTGCCGCATTTGCACAAGTCGGCCAAGCAATTTGGCATCGTACCGCAGCTGGTCATTATTGGTAGCGGGCTCGCCTTTCAAGCAAAGCCAATATGGGAGACATTGGATATTGGCAACATATTCGAAGATTTGAGAGACCGCAAGAAGTGGGAGCCCAAGTTAAGCCACACAGGGTAAGCAGACAAATCTTCCTCCTGCTGATTGGGCTTTGCTTCACAGCTCTATAAGGGGAAGCTGACCGAGACATCTCCCAGCTACCCTCTATCCAAGCTGCTCCTCACATTTGCGTATTTCGAATTCGCACGACGAGCGGCATTTTCTCGTACTGGCGTGACAATTACCATGGTCAATCCGGGTGCCTGCAAAACCAACCTTCCCCGTCATCTCAATTCCATCGTCCGGCTTCAAGTTGGCGTCGTTCTGTCGTTAATAGGGCGAAGCGCTGAAATCGGCAGCCGGACGTTGCTTCATGGCCTCACAGTCGGTGAGGAAGCCCACGGGAGGTACCTCTCAGAGTGTGAAATTAGCGAGTGAGTCTTTGATTTCTGTTCCCCCTCCATCATGTGGCCTCTTCTGAGTTGGTCGAAGGATTATGCCCATATAGGCAGACAAAGCTAATGAAACTTATGCGTAAGCAACATCGTTCCTAGCTGGGTTACAGACGACGAGGGAAGAGAGTGGCAGGTTAGAGTATGGGAGGACGTCTCAGCGACGCTAGAAAAGGCGTGCCCAGGATGTCTTGACGTGATGTCCAATGAATGAGTATGAACAGACTGAGTGACT is drawn from Trichoderma asperellum chromosome 4, complete sequence and contains these coding sequences:
- a CDS encoding uncharacterized protein (EggNog:ENOG41), with the protein product MTLGPADCQERTFIVTGANSGLGYECAKHLARLGSSRVILGVRSREKGEAAKKAIETDTGCDTNILQVWEVDLGSYESVAAFAQRAGEELHRIDGIIENAGTAETSWVEKEGNETTMTVNLFSTLLMALLMLPHLHKSAKQFGIVPQLVIIGSGLAFQAKPIWETLDIGNIFEDLRDRKKWEPKLSHTGYPLSKLLLTFAYFEFARRAAFSRTGVTITMVNPGACKTNLPRHLNSIVRLQVGVVLSLIGRSAEIGSRTLLHGLTVGEEAHGRYLSECEISDNIVPSWVTDDEGREWQVRVWEDVSATLEKACPGCLDVMSNE
- a CDS encoding uncharacterized protein (EggNog:ENOG41) — protein: MGSIRFNSQSANPAMAQTLGSSLDAQGLADEQRGLLDLIDKLQFAQLDNVKLPQIVVVGDQSAGKSSVLEALSGTPFPRDAGACTRHATEIRLRRSKETNLKVSIIPDKNRPYNEQARLLQFGGDAGIDTPFDAMMREATELIAPRNIPGRFAARDILVVEKTGPEMPMLSLVDLPGLVRVANRDQSEADIQTIEILSDRYMKSSRTIILAVIGGNNDYVQAPILKKARHFDPSGSRTIGVLTKPDMTEGIGLEDKFIGLVTNQDQENNFKLGWYILLNPGPGEFWSSLEERSRREADFFARGKWAALPPQMLGIEALRQKLSSQLQRHVGKHVKTLRRQIQQALEQCEAELKAMGSGKETIEEMRFEMGELFSASNNLVTPAVNGNYKNPVGESFFARQSHPKGTPAQKLRARVREESEKFARLFRQHNSKVNFSSSSSSGANNLPAAGVVGDSSKKEFAQREVEPLLRQIRGNELPLDSNPRAPYILFQDFSRPWPILAQEYKDNVGVICNEFLADVIDYVWPLRMRDPLRFHFLENKMKEMMEEAEKELKRLTDDLELEIQPYDPEYEQRLVKWRSEALKDGGTYTEAEEVLEKMLIYYDLTARIFTRNTITQVVERHLLMRMLGLFNPIEILRMQNATVEAIAAENKEARDKRAALKARKVAIEEARSICASLAMRSELRGYEDEMEDEVATDDEGQPRNSYSSKRFSTSSLNESAQQPQVTQTSPVRRKKREERSRSSISVETTQRVPPIPQQTHPDLQTNGVAHHEASPQEWDEAYYTTAQSAPHHAPPPPPPRPQKVGFEDRDGYDSSHRNKDSVRQKLASTLRGGVHHTQG